TTGATCGACACCTGCTTGAATGGCAAGTTCTAATTTAGCAAGATTGTCTTTGTTGATTTCAACTTCGATTTTCATAGCTTCGTTTTTGAATTTGGAAATCACCTCGGATAAATCCTCAATACAGGCAAGATGATTTTCTTTGAGCATGACCATATCACTAAGATTGAATCTGTGATTAGTGCCGCCGCCATACTTAAACGCTGCTTTTTCTAGTACTCGCATTCCTGGCATAGTTTTGCGGGTGTCTAATAATTTGACTGGGTAGTCTTGGATGAGCTTCACTAATTTATTGGTGTAAGTAGCGATGCCGCAGAGTCTTTGCAAAAAATTGAGTATGGTTCTTTCGGTTGCGACTATGTTGCGACTATTAGCTTCAATTGTAAATAGAATTTGACCTGCTTCAAAAGACAGTGAGTCTTGGCAATTAGAAATGATATTAAAAGTAGTATTGGGGTCATATTGTCTCAGCACCGCTTCCACTAGCCAGGAGCAAGCCATGACGCCCGGCTCTTTGGCGATAATCTGGGCTTTGGCTGTTTTACTAGTTAAGCAGGGGGCGCTAATATCGCCATTTGGCTCTAGATCTTCTGCTAAAGCGAGTTTGATGATGGAATGCACCAAGTTTATTTTTTCTTTATGTATAGCGTCTTCCATTGGCTTGCTATAATCATAGCTTGCTCTAGGAGCTAAACATATGGCAAAGAAAATAACAGGTTATATCAATCTTCAGCTTGAGGCTGGCAAAGCAAATCCGGCACCACCCGTTGGCCCGGCGCTTGGACAACATGGTGTTAATATCATGGAGTTTTGCAAGGCTTACAATGAAGCTACTAAAGACAAGATGGGTTATATAATCCCAGTTTTGATTTCGGTTTATGAAGATAGATCGTTTACTTTTATTCTTAAGCAGCCGCCTGCAGCGGTTTTGATCAAGAAAAAGATCAACATTAAGAAAGGATCAGCTATTCCTCATTTGAACAAAGTTGGCAAAATCAGCGATCAACAACTTGCAGAAGTTGCTGAAACTAAGATGCCTGACTTGAATGCTAATGACATTCATGCAGCGAAGAAAATTATTGCAGGTACTGCAAGAAGTATGGGAGTTATTGCTGAATTAGTAGCATAACCAAACAAAACAGCCTAAGCGGTTCGTTAGAACTACTTAAACAAAACAAAAGGTAGGAGAATATGGCTAAATTAAGTAAGAGACGTAAGAAGATAAATGAGCTCAGAGAGCAGTTTAGAGGTCAAGTAGATCCCAAAACAGCGATCACTGAACTTAAGAAGTTTATTTCAGAGACAGGATCAAAAGCAAATCAAACATTTGAACTTTCAGCCAAATTAGGCGTTGATACCAAAGCGAATGATCAGCAAGTGAGAGCATCTGTTTCTCTTCCTGCTGGTACTGGTAAAACAGTTAGAGTAGCTGTTATCGCCAAGGGTGAGAAAGTACAAGAAGCTAAAGCTGCTGGTGCTATTGAAGCTGGCACTGAAGAGCTTGTTAAAAGAATGGAAGAGGGCTGGATGGACTTTGATGTCTTGGTTGCCGCTCCTGATTGTATGCCTTTACTTGGTAAATTAGGTAGAGTACTTGGACCAAGAGGTTTGATGCCTAACCCTAAAGACGGTACTGTTACTGCTGATGTAGCCAAAGCTGTTAAAGAGCTTCAAGCTGGTAAGGTAACTTTCCGTGCTGAGAAGACAGGCGCAGTGGTTCATATGCCATTTGGCAAGTCTAGTTTTTCTGATGAAGATTTAATCAAAAACCTTCAAGCTGCTATCCAAGAAATACAAAAAAATAAACCTAGCTCATCTAAGGGTACTTATTTCAAATCAATCCATATTGCTTCAACGCAAGGACCTAGCTTTGAACTTAGTGCAGATGCAGTTCTAGCAGCCTAGGATCGTTAACCCAGCCCATATTAACCAACTTGCATTTTG
Above is a genomic segment from Cyanobacteriota bacterium containing:
- the nadC gene encoding carboxylating nicotinate-nucleotide diphosphorylase; this encodes MEDAIHKEKINLVHSIIKLALAEDLEPNGDISAPCLTSKTAKAQIIAKEPGVMACSWLVEAVLRQYDPNTTFNIISNCQDSLSFEAGQILFTIEANSRNIVATERTILNFLQRLCGIATYTNKLVKLIQDYPVKLLDTRKTMPGMRVLEKAAFKYGGGTNHRFNLSDMVMLKENHLACIEDLSEVISKFKNEAMKIEVEINKDNLAKLELAIQAGVDQIMLDNFSPAEIKELKNKIALLPMPQPKLEASGGINESNLVDYAKTGVDYISTSISFTKANNIDLSLIITD
- the rplK gene encoding 50S ribosomal protein L11; amino-acid sequence: MAKKITGYINLQLEAGKANPAPPVGPALGQHGVNIMEFCKAYNEATKDKMGYIIPVLISVYEDRSFTFILKQPPAAVLIKKKINIKKGSAIPHLNKVGKISDQQLAEVAETKMPDLNANDIHAAKKIIAGTARSMGVIAELVA
- the rplA gene encoding 50S ribosomal protein L1, which encodes MAKLSKRRKKINELREQFRGQVDPKTAITELKKFISETGSKANQTFELSAKLGVDTKANDQQVRASVSLPAGTGKTVRVAVIAKGEKVQEAKAAGAIEAGTEELVKRMEEGWMDFDVLVAAPDCMPLLGKLGRVLGPRGLMPNPKDGTVTADVAKAVKELQAGKVTFRAEKTGAVVHMPFGKSSFSDEDLIKNLQAAIQEIQKNKPSSSKGTYFKSIHIASTQGPSFELSADAVLAA